One window from the genome of Enterococcus haemoperoxidus ATCC BAA-382 encodes:
- a CDS encoding ISL3 family transposase codes for MSYTNLIKNTLDILDLNITFNENSLKKERIKGRICHVFSGTLDYFAHSCHHCGAKENGSIILWSFTTCLILLNDVSEYQTYLRLKKRRFFCHSCDRTFVAETSLIEKCCSISKKVKLSIAERLRNTSSMSEIARQKKVSVSSVYRVLKQFYEPKKINRLILPEVLCFDEFKSVKQVAASMSFIMMDGQTKQLLDVVENRQLPFLERYFSRFSLAVREGVKYIVCDIYAPYFSLIKKLFPKAQIVLDRFHIVQHIGRTFLQHRIQRMNTFLHQGSVEAKKYRHLKKYWKLLQKNQSKLNFEKRQWRPSFRAYLTETELVDRLLAYDEELKAGYTCYQDFLYAIQTRDYTRFHALLEQDYSRLPAYYQTTITTFKKVQTGIKNALDLPYSNGPLECLNNHIKVLKRNAYGFRNFYNFKLRITLCFGTVLFQPNRKT; via the coding sequence ATGTCCTATACAAATCTTATCAAAAATACCTTAGATATTCTAGACTTAAATATTACTTTTAATGAAAATTCTTTAAAAAAGGAACGAATCAAAGGACGAATCTGCCACGTATTTTCTGGTACATTGGACTATTTCGCTCACTCCTGTCATCATTGTGGTGCCAAAGAAAACGGATCGATTATTCTTTGGAGCTTTACAACGTGTCTGATTTTACTGAATGATGTCTCTGAATACCAAACATACTTACGCTTGAAGAAACGTCGTTTCTTCTGTCATTCTTGTGATAGAACTTTTGTCGCTGAAACAAGTCTTATCGAAAAGTGTTGCTCGATCTCGAAGAAAGTCAAGCTTTCGATTGCCGAGCGTCTACGAAACACTTCGTCTATGAGCGAAATTGCCCGTCAAAAGAAGGTCTCTGTTTCCTCTGTTTATCGCGTATTGAAACAGTTTTACGAACCAAAAAAAATCAATCGACTCATCTTGCCAGAAGTTCTTTGTTTTGATGAATTTAAATCAGTGAAACAAGTCGCTGCCTCTATGAGTTTCATTATGATGGATGGACAAACAAAGCAATTACTCGATGTCGTTGAAAACCGCCAGTTGCCTTTTTTAGAACGCTATTTCTCACGATTTTCTTTAGCTGTTCGTGAAGGTGTAAAATACATTGTTTGCGATATATATGCGCCTTATTTTTCTTTAATTAAGAAACTATTTCCCAAGGCTCAGATTGTTCTTGATCGCTTTCATATTGTGCAACACATCGGGCGAACGTTCTTACAACACCGTATTCAACGAATGAATACCTTTCTCCATCAAGGATCTGTAGAAGCAAAAAAATATCGTCACTTGAAGAAATACTGGAAACTACTTCAAAAGAATCAATCGAAGCTCAATTTTGAAAAACGCCAATGGCGTCCTTCCTTCCGTGCTTATTTAACAGAAACCGAACTCGTGGATCGGTTACTCGCCTATGATGAAGAATTAAAAGCGGGCTATACCTGTTATCAGGATTTTCTCTATGCCATACAAACAAGAGATTACACACGGTTTCATGCGTTATTAGAACAAGATTATTCTAGGCTTCCAGCTTATTATCAAACAACCATTACTACCTTTAAAAAAGTTCAAACGGGCATTAAAAATGCGTTGGATTTGCCTTATTCCAACGGACCGTTAGAATGCTTGAATAACCATATCAAAGTATTAAAGAGAAATGCCTACGGCTTCCGTAACTTCTATAATTTTAAATTGAGGATTACTTTATGCTTTGGTACTGTTCTTTTTCAACCAAATAGAAAAACCTAG
- a CDS encoding acetyl-CoA carboxylase carboxyl transferase subunit alpha — protein MEKTANDIVTLARAQDRYTTLEYIAAIFDNFMEFHGDRYFGDDLAVVGGIATLEDKPVTVVGIQKGRNLPENIERNFGAPHPEGYRKALRLMKQAEKFGRPVVTFINTAGAYCGIEAEERGEGEAIAKNLIEMADLSVPIIAIIIGEGGSGGALALAVADEVWMLEHTIYAVLSPEGFASILWKDGSRAKEAAELMKITATELKELTIIDRVIPEEMNGESLEQPKINRMIQKALISKFSELSKWETEILLEKRYQRFRKF, from the coding sequence ATGGAAAAAACTGCCAATGATATTGTCACCTTAGCTCGGGCACAGGATCGTTATACTACTTTAGAGTATATTGCAGCAATTTTTGATAATTTTATGGAGTTTCATGGAGATCGCTACTTTGGCGATGATTTAGCTGTTGTCGGTGGTATCGCAACGTTAGAGGATAAACCAGTGACGGTCGTTGGGATCCAAAAAGGGCGCAACTTACCTGAAAATATTGAACGAAATTTTGGTGCACCACATCCAGAAGGATATCGTAAAGCCTTGCGTTTAATGAAGCAAGCAGAAAAATTTGGACGTCCAGTCGTTACGTTTATCAATACCGCAGGAGCATATTGTGGTATTGAGGCAGAAGAACGCGGCGAAGGGGAAGCAATCGCTAAAAATTTGATAGAAATGGCTGATTTAAGTGTGCCGATCATTGCGATCATCATTGGTGAAGGTGGCAGTGGTGGGGCCTTAGCCTTAGCTGTAGCTGATGAAGTTTGGATGTTGGAACATACCATCTATGCGGTATTGTCCCCTGAAGGATTTGCCTCGATTCTTTGGAAAGATGGTAGCCGTGCGAAAGAAGCAGCAGAATTAATGAAAATTACTGCTACTGAATTAAAAGAATTAACAATCATTGATCGAGTGATTCCAGAAGAAATGAATGGTGAATCCTTGGAGCAACCTAAGATCAATCGAATGATCCAAAAGGCACTTATTAGTAAGTTTTCTGAGCTTTCAAAATGGGAGACCGAAATTCTATTGGAAAAGCGTTATCAAAGATTCCGAAAATTTTAA
- the accD gene encoding acetyl-CoA carboxylase, carboxyltransferase subunit beta has protein sequence MALFKKKNYIRINPNRAGDQSSVKKPAVPDNMWAKCPCCKRTLYTKDMGAEKVCPYCGYSFRIGAWERLALTVDEKSFEEWDTELVTKDPLDFPGYLDKIAMMQEKTELHEAVLTGKAKIDGQEIGIGVMDANFIMGSMGTVVGEKITRLFERATEQRLSVIIFTASGGARMQEGIFSLMQMAKISGALKRHSNAGLLYITVLTDPTTGGVTASFAMDGDVIIAEPQSLIGFAGRRVIEQTIRQELPDDFQKAEFLLDHGFVDKIVPRNQLQEELSKLIKIHTMKGWK, from the coding sequence ATGGCTTTATTTAAAAAGAAAAACTACATTCGAATCAATCCGAATCGCGCAGGGGACCAGTCTTCTGTAAAAAAACCTGCAGTTCCTGATAACATGTGGGCGAAATGCCCTTGTTGCAAACGTACGCTATATACAAAAGATATGGGGGCAGAAAAAGTCTGCCCTTATTGCGGTTATAGCTTTAGAATCGGTGCTTGGGAACGACTAGCATTGACGGTAGATGAGAAAAGTTTTGAAGAGTGGGATACAGAGTTAGTAACAAAGGATCCGTTAGACTTTCCTGGTTATTTGGATAAAATTGCTATGATGCAGGAAAAAACAGAACTACATGAAGCAGTTTTGACAGGGAAAGCTAAAATTGATGGTCAAGAAATCGGTATAGGAGTAATGGATGCTAATTTTATTATGGGAAGCATGGGAACCGTTGTCGGAGAGAAAATCACACGTTTATTTGAACGTGCAACAGAACAACGCTTGTCAGTGATCATCTTTACTGCTTCAGGAGGAGCACGGATGCAAGAAGGGATTTTCTCTCTGATGCAGATGGCAAAAATCTCTGGTGCACTTAAACGTCATAGTAATGCAGGATTACTTTACATTACTGTATTGACGGATCCAACAACTGGCGGTGTTACTGCTAGTTTTGCGATGGATGGTGACGTTATAATAGCCGAGCCTCAAAGTTTGATCGGATTTGCTGGACGTCGAGTGATCGAACAAACAATCCGTCAAGAGTTACCAGATGATTTCCAAAAAGCCGAGTTTTTATTAGATCACGGTTTTGTTGACAAAATCGTTCCTAGAAATCAGCTACAAGAAGAACTTAGTAAATTAATCAAGATTCATACGATGAAAGGGTGGAAATAA
- a CDS encoding acetyl-CoA carboxylase biotin carboxylase subunit yields MFSKVLIANRGEIAVRIIRACRELGVQTVAVYSEADKEALHTQLADEAICIGPAKAADSYLNVQSVLSAAIVTNAEAIHPGFGFLSENSQFAAMCEECNITFIGPKAATIDAMGNKINARELMQNANVPVIPGSIGVIVSVEEALKIADDIGYPVMLKAAAGGGGKGIRKVMSKEELPQHFTSAQQEAKAAFGNDDMYLEKIIYPARHIEVQILGDQYGHVIHLGERDCSLQRNNQKVLEESPSIAISPEKRQLIGETAVRAAEAVHYENAGTIEFLMDKSGEFYFMEMNTRIQVEHPVTEMVTGIDLVKAQLKVASGEELPYAQEDIKITGHAIECRINAENPAFNFAPSPGKINNLLLPSGGMGLRVDSAMYSGYTIPPFYDSMIAKVIVHGDDRMDALMKMQRALHEIVTDGIITNSEFQLDLITHKNVLAGDYDTSFLQETFLPNWEPESDN; encoded by the coding sequence ATGTTTTCAAAAGTTTTAATTGCAAATAGGGGAGAAATCGCAGTTCGGATCATTCGTGCATGTCGTGAATTAGGAGTGCAGACCGTTGCGGTATATTCCGAAGCAGATAAAGAAGCGTTACACACACAGCTTGCAGATGAGGCTATTTGCATTGGACCAGCGAAAGCTGCTGATTCATATTTAAATGTACAGAGTGTACTAAGTGCAGCGATTGTAACCAATGCTGAAGCAATTCATCCAGGTTTTGGTTTCTTATCGGAAAATAGTCAATTTGCAGCAATGTGTGAAGAATGCAATATTACCTTTATCGGTCCAAAAGCAGCAACGATTGATGCAATGGGAAACAAAATCAACGCACGTGAACTGATGCAAAATGCTAACGTACCAGTTATTCCTGGAAGCATTGGCGTAATTGTCTCCGTTGAAGAAGCTTTAAAAATTGCTGATGATATCGGTTATCCAGTTATGCTCAAAGCAGCAGCTGGTGGTGGTGGTAAAGGGATTCGTAAAGTGATGAGCAAAGAAGAATTACCACAGCATTTTACCTCAGCGCAGCAAGAAGCAAAAGCGGCTTTTGGTAATGATGATATGTATCTAGAAAAAATTATTTATCCAGCTCGTCATATCGAAGTTCAAATTTTAGGTGATCAGTATGGGCATGTGATCCATTTAGGTGAACGTGATTGTTCTTTACAAAGAAATAATCAAAAAGTTCTTGAAGAATCGCCATCAATCGCGATTTCTCCTGAGAAACGTCAGTTAATAGGTGAAACGGCCGTACGTGCAGCTGAAGCTGTTCATTATGAAAACGCTGGAACAATCGAATTTTTGATGGATAAATCGGGTGAATTTTATTTTATGGAAATGAATACACGGATTCAAGTTGAACATCCTGTTACAGAAATGGTTACGGGAATCGATCTTGTTAAAGCACAGTTGAAAGTTGCTTCAGGTGAAGAATTGCCATATGCACAAGAAGATATTAAAATCACAGGACATGCAATCGAATGCCGGATCAATGCTGAAAATCCTGCCTTTAATTTTGCTCCGTCTCCTGGTAAAATCAACAATTTGTTGCTTCCGAGTGGTGGAATGGGATTAAGAGTGGATAGTGCAATGTATTCTGGTTATACGATTCCACCTTTTTATGATTCTATGATTGCTAAAGTGATCGTTCATGGAGATGACCGCATGGATGCTTTGATGAAAATGCAGCGGGCCCTTCACGAGATCGTAACGGATGGGATCATCACAAATTCAGAATTTCAGCTAGATTTGATTACGCATAAAAATGTCTTAGCTGGCGATTATGATACGAGTTTTTTACAAGAAACATTTTTACCAAATTGGGAACCAGAAAGCGATAATTAA
- the fabZ gene encoding 3-hydroxyacyl-ACP dehydratase FabZ: MNIQEIKEIIPHRYPFLLLDTVEEIVVGEKVIAKKNVTINEPFFQGHFPGEPVMPGVLILEALAQAGAVALLSMPDFKGKTAYFGGIDKAKFRQKVVPGDTLMLEVEIMKVKSIAGIGKGTATVNGKKVAEAELTFMIG, translated from the coding sequence ATGAATATTCAAGAGATAAAAGAAATTATCCCTCATCGTTATCCATTTTTACTATTGGATACAGTCGAAGAAATCGTTGTGGGTGAAAAAGTTATCGCCAAGAAGAATGTCACGATAAATGAGCCTTTTTTTCAAGGTCATTTTCCAGGAGAACCTGTTATGCCAGGTGTTTTAATTCTTGAAGCGCTTGCTCAAGCAGGTGCCGTAGCATTATTGTCTATGCCTGATTTTAAAGGTAAGACAGCCTATTTTGGCGGTATCGACAAAGCCAAATTTAGACAAAAAGTTGTTCCAGGTGATACGTTGATGTTAGAAGTAGAAATTATGAAAGTAAAATCAATAGCCGGCATCGGCAAAGGAACTGCGACTGTGAATGGGAAAAAAGTAGCGGAAGCAGAATTGACCTTTATGATTGGATAG
- the accB gene encoding acetyl-CoA carboxylase biotin carboxyl carrier protein, giving the protein MNINEVKDLLTQFDESTLTEFDLREGSFGLYMNKNKVTQKTSSGEVKQVTDNNTTNQETTEVTSQIIEVKEAVKTETIPENTEEIISPIVGVVYLKPAPDKENFKQVGDSVKKGDVVCIVEAMKLMNEITATVDGVITEVLIQNEDVVEFNQPLFRVSKGV; this is encoded by the coding sequence ATGAATATCAATGAAGTGAAAGACTTATTAACACAGTTTGACGAATCGACATTAACTGAATTTGATCTTAGAGAAGGTTCGTTTGGTCTTTATATGAATAAAAACAAAGTGACACAAAAAACATCGTCAGGTGAAGTAAAACAAGTAACTGACAATAATACAACGAACCAAGAAACAACAGAAGTTACGAGTCAAATAATAGAAGTAAAAGAAGCTGTAAAAACCGAAACAATACCAGAAAATACAGAAGAGATCATCTCACCAATCGTAGGTGTGGTCTATTTAAAACCGGCGCCTGATAAAGAAAACTTCAAACAAGTTGGCGATTCTGTGAAAAAAGGTGATGTGGTTTGTATTGTTGAAGCGATGAAGCTGATGAATGAAATTACCGCGACGGTCGATGGAGTGATTACTGAAGTCTTGATACAAAATGAAGATGTTGTTGAATTTAATCAACCACTTTTCCGTGTATCTAAGGGAGTGTAA
- the fabF gene encoding beta-ketoacyl-ACP synthase II, whose product MNRVVITGYGVASPIGNDAETFLESLQTGKNGIGPITKFDASETGIALAAEVKDFPFDKYFAKKDAKRMDMFSLFGIYAALEAMEMSKLDTEQIDVDRFGVIVGSGIGGLQTIQDQVTRMREKGPKRVAPLFIPMAIGNMAAGNIALRVGARGTCTATVTACATANNSIGEAFRNIKHGYSDVLLAGGTEASITEIGIAGFASLTAVTSEEDPNRGSIPFDKDRSGFVMGEGAGILVLESLEHAQRRGAKILGEIVGYGSNCDAYHMTSPRPDGSGAAKAMKLAMEEAAIDSDKVGYINAHGTSTPSNDVAETKAIQTALGEAAKNVRVSSTKSMTGHALGATGGIEAIATLNALQHQFIPPTINIEQLDEAIEINIVTNESQKHEFDYALTNSFGFGGHNAVLCLKRWED is encoded by the coding sequence ATGAATCGCGTAGTGATTACAGGTTATGGTGTGGCATCCCCAATCGGGAATGATGCAGAAACCTTTTTAGAAAGTTTACAAACTGGAAAAAACGGAATTGGTCCGATTACTAAATTTGATGCGAGTGAAACAGGTATTGCATTAGCAGCAGAAGTAAAAGATTTTCCTTTCGATAAGTATTTTGCCAAAAAAGATGCGAAACGAATGGATATGTTTTCCCTATTTGGTATTTATGCGGCATTAGAAGCGATGGAAATGAGTAAATTAGATACGGAACAAATCGATGTCGACCGTTTTGGTGTCATAGTAGGTTCTGGTATTGGTGGACTTCAAACGATTCAAGATCAAGTGACTCGAATGCGTGAAAAAGGTCCTAAAAGAGTGGCGCCTTTATTTATACCAATGGCAATTGGAAATATGGCTGCTGGTAATATTGCTTTGCGTGTTGGAGCAAGAGGAACTTGTACGGCAACAGTTACAGCTTGTGCTACAGCGAATAATTCGATCGGTGAAGCATTTAGAAATATCAAACATGGTTATTCAGATGTATTATTAGCAGGAGGAACGGAAGCATCTATCACTGAAATCGGGATTGCAGGCTTTGCTTCTTTAACAGCAGTTACTTCTGAGGAAGATCCAAATAGAGGATCGATTCCTTTTGACAAAGACCGCAGTGGATTTGTGATGGGTGAAGGAGCTGGGATTTTAGTTTTGGAATCTTTAGAGCATGCTCAAAGAAGAGGAGCTAAGATTTTAGGGGAAATCGTTGGATATGGTTCAAACTGTGATGCTTACCATATGACGTCACCAAGACCAGATGGAAGCGGTGCGGCCAAGGCGATGAAACTAGCAATGGAAGAGGCTGCAATTGATTCTGATAAAGTAGGGTATATCAATGCTCATGGAACAAGCACGCCTTCAAATGATGTTGCAGAAACAAAAGCTATTCAAACCGCATTGGGTGAAGCCGCTAAAAATGTTCGTGTCAGCAGCACGAAGAGCATGACTGGACACGCATTGGGTGCAACAGGCGGTATTGAAGCAATTGCAACATTGAATGCGCTACAGCATCAATTTATTCCACCAACGATCAATATTGAGCAACTTGATGAAGCCATCGAAATAAATATTGTCACAAATGAGAGTCAAAAACATGAATTTGATTATGCATTAACAAATTCTTTTGGCTTTGGTGGTCATAATGCAGTACTCTGCTTAAAACGTTGGGAGGATTAA
- the fabG gene encoding 3-oxoacyl-[acyl-carrier-protein] reductase — MELKGKNVFVTGSTRGIGKAVALAFAKEGANIVLNGRGEISTDLIAEVESYDVKCVGISGDIASFESAGEMIQAAIDGLGSIDILINNAGITNDKLLLRMSEEDFTRCIQINLTGTFNMTQQAIKRMMKQRSGRIINMSSVSGLIGNIGQANYAASKAGVIGFTKSVAREVAARGITCNAIAPGFIETEMTDVLSDKVKEQMNQQIPLQKFGQVEDIANAAIFLAKSPYVTGQVLNVDGGLVMHG, encoded by the coding sequence ATGGAACTTAAGGGGAAAAATGTGTTTGTTACAGGAAGCACACGAGGAATTGGTAAAGCTGTTGCGTTAGCTTTTGCTAAAGAAGGAGCAAATATTGTACTTAATGGGCGTGGAGAAATTAGCACTGACCTAATTGCAGAAGTAGAATCTTATGACGTCAAATGTGTTGGGATCTCTGGAGACATCGCTAGTTTTGAATCAGCAGGGGAAATGATCCAAGCTGCAATTGATGGTTTAGGTTCAATTGATATTCTAATCAACAACGCAGGAATCACGAATGATAAATTATTATTAAGAATGTCAGAGGAAGATTTTACCCGTTGTATTCAAATCAATTTAACCGGGACTTTCAATATGACACAACAAGCAATCAAACGAATGATGAAACAACGCAGTGGAAGAATTATCAACATGTCTAGTGTTTCTGGGTTGATTGGTAATATAGGTCAAGCCAACTATGCGGCAAGTAAAGCCGGAGTCATTGGGTTTACAAAATCTGTAGCACGAGAAGTTGCAGCACGAGGAATCACATGTAATGCCATTGCACCAGGTTTTATCGAAACTGAAATGACAGATGTTTTATCTGATAAAGTCAAAGAACAAATGAATCAGCAAATTCCATTACAAAAATTTGGTCAAGTAGAAGATATTGCAAATGCAGCTATCTTTTTGGCGAAAAGTCCATACGTGACAGGTCAGGTCTTAAATGTAGATGGCGGTTTAGTCATGCACGGCTAA